GCTTGCCGACGCTCTCGGCGGCCGCCTTGAGGCTGCTGAGCATGTAGCGGTCGTAGCACTGGAACTCGCCGATGCCCGGGAAGGACCAGGTGCCGTTGCTCTCCGGGTAGGACGGGTAGCGCAGCTCGCCGGCCGGGCCCATGCCGACCTGGATCTCGACGATGGTGTTGCCCATGTAGGGCGCCATGTGGTCGCGGAAGGCGCGCATGAAGTCGGCGTAGCACTGGATCGGGGTGCGCCCCTTGAGCGCCGGCAGCGCGTCGGCGCCCAGCGAGATGTACTCGTAGTTGCGCCGGCCGCACCGGTCCGTGTACGCCAGGTCCTGGTCCTTGTCCATCTCCTCGATTACCCATTTCGGAAGTGGTATGCTGCACCCAAAATGATGCAGTCAGTCCTCGTGGAAAACACTTATGCAAGGTTAATTTACCGCGCGTGAAAGAGTAAACTGTCACTGTCATTCGTGATCTTGGAACTACGTACGCAAGACGTTCTCAGAGTGGGGGCACCGGCGGAAGAAGCGGCACCGTCCACAATGGATCACGTAGCACACGGGAAAACGTGATCTCCTTGTTTCTAGTCTAAGCTACGTGTCGGCTGACTTgaggctctttttttttcgttgcAAGATCAAGGTACCAAAAATTTGTGGCCATTCACATCCCACAAGTCCGCATGTGCTCTCGCGGTATCGAGAAAGTACGGTCTCCGTGAGTAGGGGAGCTAGCCGGTGACTCTACGTCACGAGGTGTCCGCTGCCCCTACGAGATCCGAGCCGCTCGAATCAGGAACGGACGCCAGAAAAAAGATACTcctgtttatttatttatttttgcttcTCTTGTATAGACTGGAGTGAAATTGCCCGTCTCGTGTCTTCTACGGCTCTTATCAGAGAGAGCTCGAAAGGTGCTGAGATGCTTGACCAAATAAACTGCTACTGCCATATTTCCTGGTGCCGACAAGGACACAATAATACGAACACAGAAATGTCTTTCTAATTGGGAAGCTGATGGAGTGATGGTGCCGCGAGTTTTTCCCTCGTAGGAGAAAGCAAGTGGATGAACTAATCGCAACGGGCGGTGGCGAGGCACATGGCAAGCCCACGCATTCCTAGACTACTGATGGACAACaaccaaaaatatataaacaaaacaatacggagtactagctaTTCTCATGGTTCGTCTACTGCAGCCCATATCCTGCTTCCAGTATCAGCATGGACATGAAAGATCATGTATCATGTCCATCCCGTAATGCACAACTGACCATATAATAATGAACGCTAAGAACAAGATCTCTAGCAAGCAAACGGGAATGGAAATTCGGAAGCTAAAGGCGGAAAGAAGGAGAGAATGGGGGGAGATCGAGCGAGCGCACGTACTTGACTGAGTCGCCGACGTTGCCGCCGCACTGGTGGAACGACATGACAGCCTGCACCTTGAGCCCGGCCTTCTTGGCCAACTCCATGAGCTCAATGTATCCGGCGAAGTTGTACTGGCCGGGCGCCTCGCTCTCGGCGATGCCCCACCAGACGTCCACCATGATcccctcggcgccggcgctcttGAGCGCGGCCAGGGACGCCTGCATGGCCTTGCGCCGGTTCAGCGCGCTGCCGTCCTTGCGCACCGTGTCGAGCGGCATCATGACGAACACCGGCACCCCGACCTTGCGCGCCTCGacgccggccacgtccgcgtGCTCCGCGCCCTGGTCCGCCCCGGGCGCCGCGGCGCCGTCCACCAGCGCCTGGCACGCCTTGTCGATGTCCGCCGCCTGCGGCGCCGCGGGCTCCATCGTCTGCGCCTGCATCTTCAGGAGCTGCGCCGCGTTGGGTGCCGGCACGGCCGTGGAGCTCGACGCGCCAGCCGAGAGCAGCGCGGTGCGCGAGGAGCCAGGCGTGCCCGGGCGCGACCCAGGGCGCGACCCGGGCCGCGCGACCGtcatggccgccgcgccggtcTGGGTGGACATGTTGAGCGCCATGGATGGACGGATGCACGGACGCACGCACGGACGCACTGGATCGACCGGGGGGACACGCgagagctgaagaagaagctttGATTACTACGCCGCCTGGATCGTCAGATCACAGGTTATTGTGTGGGAACAACAAAGGTTCCGCGAAATGGGTATTGGGAAATGGGTTTTGATTCGGACCTAGGAAATTTATTTTGCgccgcagctgccgccgcctgccttTGATCGAAATTGGGGGGGTGTCTAACAATTGAGAGAGGACGGAGGCGGGGGGCGTGGGCTTAAATAAGGCCACGCCGGGGGACGTGGCGCGCGCTGCGCCGGTGAACGGAACGTGAGGTGGTGGCGGGAAGGGGGTGGAGAAGGGCGGGAGGGGAGGCCGGAACGGACGGAATGGACGGCAGCGCGTGAACTGGCCTCGAAGCGTCGTGGGAAGACGGCTACGTGttggcgcgggcggcgcgcccgGCCACGTCGGGCTCAGAGCGGAGATGGGAGGGGTCACGATGCGCGACGCGTGTCCCGTACTATAAGCTGAGGTTTCGGCGGTATATGGTGCCCTATCCCTCCGTGGTGCAGAAAATGCGACGCATTTTGAGTCAGATGGTCTTTTATCTCTGTGCGACGCAGgagttatttttttctcttttttctcgtCCACGGATCGGTGGACGACGGGGGGACATGGTCGGTCGGCTGGCCAATTGCTTTCTGAATCTGCGCTGTTTCACGTGTAGGATTCGTAGCTCTGCAGGCATCGCGTCGCGCCCCGTGAAGTGATCCTTGTGGTCTTGGCGACTGCTGCATGTTGCACACTTGCACGGTTGAGTGTTCACTCCAAGTTTACTTTGCGGTACTCACGTTTACTTTGCGGTGCTCTCGTGAATAGATTACGTGACCATTCTTCCGTTCAAGCTTCATCCTTTTCCTGATCCCTTGATTCCCTTCAGCTCAAAATTAAAGAAAGTACTCCGTAGCAAATTCTTGATTTACGGCGATGCTACGTAGTGTTTTCTCCGGTCGTTTTACGGAGTTTTGTTTGTGCGCCTGAATAAAGGACAGATGATGCACACAAGCACATCGAACCTCTGAAAATAGCAAACATTGCATCGAAATATAGTAAacgaaaagaaagagaaaggacCGCAGTAAGTCGCTAAAATGTATCCAAACATGGTCGCACAAACTTGGTGAAGAATACCCAGGATGGCAGGAAACTGGATACTTGCACGGCTGCGTATCTGATGAAAACATTCGTTCAGTGCAAAacgtgcaaacttcataaaaatcatgtttaaaagtttATGTTTTACGaacctgcaaaattttaaGTTCAAAGTCAAAAATTTTTGGAAagaattaaaaataataatttaaaGATTACTATTCATgcaaaatttgttttttcactgCTACCAAATGCcgttgagtttggacttgcaattttgcacatatataaaacatcactagTAATTTTTTCGACAATATTTTTAACCTTCATCGATGAAATTTTCACCGTAGAGATGTTTTCACTGATATTTTGCCTACTTGACTAGACCCGCGGGGAGGTTACGATACGCCAGCAATTTATCCATTATTCTCATCTTCTCATCTGTTGCTTTCATAAGTGCAAACAAAGCACCACTTTCAGAATGAAGGCAGCAAGCAGCCACACCATAAGCAGCTAGACACTGCACAGGGTAACTAAGTGGGCAGACTGGAGCAATGAACAGGTTCTGAAACCGGACATACACGCAGAAAACACATGAAACATATACTAACCATTCAACAAAGATTCTGCACGAAGAGAATGAAACCGACCATATTAAATCTTTGAAGTTAACCACAGAGAAGTTCAAACTCCATAGGGCAAAAAGAGAACTACTTGGTACCGAAACATTCAGAACAAGCATAGATACTAAATTAAGGCTGATCAAGAAACAGCAATCTAGTAACCACCCTTGAGATCATTGACCACATCGTAGGGGATGGGGGTGACTGTCTCAATTGTAGTGCCTTCAACCATGAACCCAGGCTTGGGTCCTGCAGGCTGCCTCTTGGTGCTGATGACCTCACCACGGGCCTTGGCCTCCGCCTTCAGCTGGTCGTTCTTCACTTTCCTCAGGCGAAACTCCTCCGCGCACCTGGATGGCTGCACATGCTCCACCCGCACATGGATCCTCTTCCTGATAATGCGGTTACCAACCTGATGACAGGACAACGCATGTGAGAATTTGTGTCAAGTAACCGGCTGGAAGCCTCAAGCACACTATAAACACACATATTCACACATTATCATTTACATGCAGATGTAAAGCACCGTGTTGGATTCAACTAAAGAACAATAAGTAGGACATCACAAGCAGTTGACGGACAGTAACTCAGACATCACAAGCAGTATTAAGTCACATATTAAGCTATGCAAATCAGTTTCCTGTCTAGAGTACGCTATTAATTGGAGTGCAAGCTCTTACTGTGAATGAATCAGGCAAGCACAGAAGAATCAAGGTTATAACAGAATGCATTCAAACTGAAGAAATTTCATGGAAAACAAGCCAGGAATGTAGGATATAGTGTGATAAACAGCGAGTAAGCAAAAACAGCTAAATATATCTGTATCATTCAAATAGGCCTTCCTGACTGCTACTGATACAAACTGCAGCCAGAGCAGCCACAATGACAAATTTTGATGTATGCCCATCACACGTGAAACGTGCGCCACAAAAACCTCTCCCGTGGAATACCACGCCACCCCATAGCTGAAGGGGGAAGCGCTCGGCCTAGGGCAAATATAATCTGAGTGCCATCAATGCATGAGCAGTACAATATTTGGACAACAAATCCATCCGAGTGCTGGATCAtaacatgaaaataaatacattgCAGGATACGACACGAATGTATAGGCACGCAAGCAAATTGGCAGAACGAATAATGAATGCTTTTATTGACGTATAGCAAGTCACCGTAAGGTAACAAAGCATAAGGAAAGTGAAAAAGCATAGGAATAAAACCATATAAGCACTGTATATTTCATAACAGATACACATAGTAGGCTTTCAGAATAAATATAAGCGCGTTATAAAAATCTGGTACCGTAGATGTATCAAACAAATGGAATCTGAAAATCTAACTCATCTGCGAACTGTCAGCTATTTCAGCAAGATATAACTACTCCAAATCCTTGACAGGATTCATCTCAGTTAAATCAAAATGGATCCAGACGCATCGCGACGGCGAGAACTACAGTATCGCCCTAGCTGCACAGATCTACCATAACAGTCGTCCAAAGAGCAGGAGCAAGACCAGAAACTGGGGAGGCCGCAAATTATACCTGCTTGTTGATCTCGACGCCGATGGCGCGCTTGGTGACGTTCCAGACGCGACCGGTGCGGCCGTGGTAGAACTTGTGCGGCATGCCCTTGTGCACCGCGCCGTTCACCTTGACGTCGACGTGCTCGCCGACCTTGTACGTGCGCAGGTAGGTGGTGAGCGGGATGTAACCCTTCTTGCGGAAGGGGCGCGCGAACAGGTCGCGCGTCCGCGACCGAAGCCCGTGCCCCGCCGGCATCTTGCCCTTCCTTCCTCTGCTCCTACCTGCGgctgtgcggcggcggcgggagtgTGTGCGGCGCTAGGGTTACAGCGAGAGGAGGTTGCTACCTATTTATAAAAGGACCTCGGGCCGTGGAGCCATATGCGGTATTTGGGCTAGGCTTCCGTAATTTGCCTCGGGCCTATCATGGGCTTCAGTAATTTGCCTCTGTGTGCTATTGGGTTAATCTGTGACCCAGCTATTTGACGGATTACACTTTGGGGTCCAACAAATGCAGGCCGGCTATTGGGCTTGGACACCACACGCGAGAAAAAAAGAGCGCGTCGGACACGAATATGAGTCGGAAAAAAAGGTCTCGGACGCTAGTCGCGAACTTCAGTCCGACTCGAATTTGTGCACGAGACGGCCACGCTGAGCCTAACCCAGCGTCTCCTCCTCACGAAACACACGGCTGACCGTGTGCTGAACCAGCTGCTGACGGAGATGGATGGCATGAACGCGAAGAAGACGGTCTTCATCATCGGAGCCACCAACAGGCCGGACATCATCGACTCGGCGCTGCTCCGTCCGGGCCGCCTCGACCAGCTCATCTACATCCCATTGCCGGACGAGGCCTCACGGCACCAGATCTTCAAGGCATGCCTCAGGAAGTCTCCGCTGGCCAAGAACGTCGACCTCGGCGCGCTTGCGAGGTTCACCAAGGGCTTTAGCGGTGCCGACATCACGGAGATTTGCCAGAGGGCGTGCAAGTACGCGATTAGGGAAGACATCGAGAAGGATatcgagagggagaggctGGGGAAGGAAGCCATGGAGGTGGACGACTCCGGAGAGGTGGCTGAGATCAAGGCGGCGCACTTCGAGGAGTCGATGAAGTACGCCAGGAGGAGCGTCAGTGATCGCGACATCACCAAGTATCGGGCCTTCGCGCAGACGCTGCAGCAGTCCAGGGGCTTCGGCACCGAGTTCCGCTTCCCTGAGCAGTCCAAACCGGCAGAAGCTGCTGCTCCCACGGCCAACGCCTCCGCCGCAGCTGATGAAAGATGATGATCTTTACAACTGAGTCGCGTGCTATGGCGGGCAATTAGTCTCCGACTTCAGTTTTTGTGTAGATGTTTGCTTTTTTGCGAGGAGATTTTTGGTTGTTTGTTAAGTGTTGGCAAGTGTACTCGTCATTAGCTTAATTCaaataaatttaatcaaagaaATAAATTTGTCTTTTGTTCATCGGGTATCACCGCGTGTTTGTTTTTATTCCTTActtcaaataaatttttgtttgcttgttcTGGCGAAGGACCAAGTTCGACAGCCAGCCTTTCTGAACTTGTCGATTTTGCTACAGTTCTGGACATCTCGCAGTAACAAAATCTCAGAACCTTCAGTAAGTCAGTTTGCTTTTCTCGTCAGTATAACTTCGCCGCAGAGCTCATATAGAACTAGGATCTAAGCACTTAAGTAGTACTCCAGACTGTAGCAAAATCGACAAGTaatcagcatctgcagaatcaACAGTACTAACAAGCTAGAACGGAACTTGCCGGCCGTGTGTCGATGCCATTTGACATTTCAATACATCACTCTACTGCAAGGTTATCTAGGTTATTCTTGCAGTTATCCAGTGAAGCGTTTCAATTCCAAGCAGCTCAAGGATGGCAGCCCGCCAGCCCCCTTGCTAAAAAAACGCTCTACTGTAGGGGTTAATGCCAGATGCAATTTGTTGCATAAACAAAGCAAGTTACTGACGAATAATCCATTGAAATTTGATAAGAAATCACAATCTGTGACACAAGTCAAAAAGAATTTCGAGAGGTCAACCGGTTTGCAAGAGTATCTGTTCCTGGATCAGATCGACTTCTGTGgtgtctctctttttttttcatttttgataAGACCATGGAGGTAACTCTCTCCGGCTCGGACTTTACATTGACAAGTAAAACGACACAGGGTACATCGATAACGTACTGTCAAAGCAAAGACAGtacagcaaaacaaaaacaagaactACAGGTATATCTCATACCAGAACGAGAAAATTAAAACAAACATCAGCACTTTCAGTCTTTCGGAGCATGGTGTCAGTACACTCCTCACTCCCTCCCTTCTTCAGATAtatagcagcagcatcagGCTGTGGTGTCTCATTTCAAGAGTGCTCCAGAAAGGCAAAAGGTGGCCACATGTATCTGAGACACATGAACAGAAAGCAGACAAAAGAGCAACTTGTTTCAAGTTTTATGATTACTCAAATCATCACCGTAAGCCAGTATTGAAATCAATGGCGTCTAAATGATGCGTAGTAGTAAAGGGGAGAAAAGGACACACTCCCAGCAGAAATATGAATAAGATAACAATTACTGAGCTGAGCATGCTGACCATCTTCTTGCAGTGAACATACAGGAATACAGCACACGATTTATGATCAAGAAGAAACACATCGATAACTATCAAGAATATTTTGCACTGGAAATTGAACCACTAATTCAGAGCTGTAAACCATTACATTAGATATCTCAACTCTACAGCACCTCACTGCCTTAAAGGAGTGCCCTTTCTACTCTGCTAAGACAGGCTACAAAAGAAGTTTGTCAACTACTAACATATTTGTAATTTGGGGATCTAAGAGCACAAGCTATTGACAATTGCCATGTCCTGAGTAACAAAAAGGTATCAAGAATCCAGTTCTGTGGACACTGCTGAGAAGCTCCAATCAATTTTCGGTAGCAGGATTAGCTACAAAGTTGTTGTAGTAAGAAGTTTCACTTGGATTAAGACTGCTCTGGGAACTCAGTATGAGCAACGCTTGAGTTTTTTTGCATAATAACATTATCTCCAGATTGGCGATTCGGCATAAGCCCATTTGCAGGCCTCATTTGTGGTGTTGCTGGAACAGAACTGCGATGCGGTTCAATCCCCTGGCTTGCCTTTACTGGAGCAATCAGCTGGCTGGGATGCAAATATTGAGTGCTTGCAGACTCTCGACCATGTGCATCGTTGATATTGTAATCAGATACACCCAACTGAGACGCCAGATTATCAAGTGTAACCTGCCAAGCATTTTGGATGGCTTGAGAGTTCTGCACGCATTTTGCTCCCTGAGTTGTTGGTGCTGATGATTGAAAAGTCTGTAGTCCAGTACCAGCCGCTCTATTGGGATCAACCTGAAGATGCGATGATGGCCGAACATGTAATCCCGGAGATATCAACACCGGCGCACCAAGAAAACGCTGAGAGGGGCGCCACTGAGTAATGTTACTTCCTGGTGCCACCGGTGTTGTCTGAAATACACGCGAGGATGCTGGAGGCAATGTGGCATCGTTAGGGAGAGCACGGTTCGAATTGTAACCATTTGAGGGCATAAGAACTGTAGGAGCAGCCCCAGATGTTTTGAGTCTCTTACCAGAGATTTGAGGGCCACGAGCTGATGCTTTTGGCAGACGGACGACTCGCCCCACATTCTGTGCAGCTCTAATAGACGAATGCATCTGTTGATTTTGGCTGACATTACTTGCAACAGGAACTCTTCCCACAAAAGGTTGGTTTACTGGCCCTGATGCTTTTGGCTGATTGACAACTTGCCCCAGATTCTGTGCAGCTCTAATGGAGGGACGCATCTGTTGATTTTTGCTGACATTACTTGTTGCAGGAACTCTTTGCACAGAAGGTTGGTTGACAGTCTTTCCCAAAGGTGGAAATAGCTGTGGACCTGATACTTGATGCCCTGTATACTGCTCTGAGGATGGTGCTGTCAAGGGTGAGCGAACAAATTTCTTGGTACTTCCACGCTGAGATGGTGGCAGGCTCTTGCGCTTTAGTGATTGCCTCAGTTTCTTCCACTTTTCATCCTTATCCGTAGCGTGACAATGATCAGTAGACAAGGTACCTTTACCCCATCTGGGGCATGGAGCAGGAGAATCGCAAACATAACAGTGGCACTGCATTAAGAAGAAATGAGCAAAATATGGTAATGCATCCATGTTGGAACAATTGATATTGAATACATGCTAGCATAAACAAaaatgcataataaaataCTGTTCCAGAATTTGATCAGAGAAGGGGTTAACTAACCATAGTGCAATAGCTTGCATGAGAACCAGTTTTGAACGGGAATCCAGCACATAGATGGCGTGGATGAGGGAAATCCCTGCATGCtacctgaaaaacaaaagagaattGTAAGACCACAtatacttcttctttttttcagtttgGAGCTTTGAGATGGCTCCTGGATGCATAGGCACAACAATTAATGTGGCTCCACATGCAATCAGGGTGGGGCACCTTCATTTCATTGAAAAAGCACTAGTTTCTTCCACCAGCATCTATTATATGTATACGATACCAATATCCAGTATAACTAAAGTCACCATCAAAGTACAATATTATCCAGTTAGAGCCTACCAAATTGTATTTTGCAATAGCAGTGCATGGGGAAGTCAGTCTTATGAAAGGCCATCCACGATATTCAGATTGACGATGGCAATAAAACCACTGAAATATGAGTACATTGCCTACCTTCCCCCAAGGGCTCTTAGGTGGTTGGTTGACGcacaaaattaaataaaatagcaCAGGAAATTAACGACCAAGTCATGCAGGAGAGATAGTTATTACCAAATCAGCCATGAAAAAGTTAATTCGACAAGAGCAATCAAATACATGTATGCTATTGGCTTAGCACCTAATTTCCTAGATAAAAAATATACAAGTGAGACTAAAATTTGCACAGATTAGCCTACAAATTATTTCCCAAAACGTAAATAGGGCCCATCCTTGCTGATAGCTGGTCAATGTACAAAATAATCATGGTACAAACATATATGAACTGACAAAACAATATTTAACAATGACAACGACAATGTATGACTCGAAATGAAACGACAACCATCCTCGTTGATAGCTGGTCAATGTACAAAACAATAATGGTATACACATATATGTGAACTCATAAAACAATACTCCATGTAGCAAccatttttctaaaaaaaaatgtaacaaTGAAGATGAGAATGTATGACTCGAATTATGACGCGACAACCATCCTTGCTGACAGATGGTCAATGTACAAAACAATGATGGCACACACATATATGAACTGTCAAAACAATATGTAGCAaccattttctaaaaaacgtATGTAACAATGACAACGTATAAACAATATGTAGCAACcattttctaaatttttttgtaACAATGACGACGTATATGAACTGGCAAACAATATGTAGCAaccattttctaaaaaaaatatgtaacaATGATGACGTATATGAATATGTAGCAACCACTTTCTGCAAAAACCTATGTAACAATGAAGACTTATATGAACTGGCAAAATATGTAGCAACCattttctgtaaaaaaaatgtaacaaAATACATAGCAGGTCAATGTACAAAATAATGAAGAATCATACATGAACCGACAAAACAAATACGTAGCGATGGATGACGACAATGTATGACTTGAACTGCAACGTGACAACATAAATGATGTGAGCAAAAAAGGCAATACCTCTCCTTTCTCCGCGACAATCTGCAATTCTTCTTCTAAGCCATCCTTCCCAAGTCTCTTCTCATTGGCAACAGCAGCGGCCTTAAAAGGGTCACCATCAAGCATTACACaatcatcatcctcatcacCACCACCTGGAGCAGCATCGCAAGCACTCTTTTTTTCACCTTCCAGAGTTGCCAACAGTTCCTGTATGAGCGCAGAATCATCCAAACCCTCCCCAGATCCCTTGTAGTCATCAAACAGAAGATTCGAGGCCCACTCAATGGCCTCGGCAGGTGACTTGACAGCAACAGGACTCTCCTTCCCCTCGTCGGAGGTGATCTCAGCAGCACCCCGAACGGCCCTCGCCATCCACCCCAAACCAAACTGGACTTCGTACTCGCAAAAGCCCCAAGAAAACCCCACGACGCCGGCCAATAATAAACCCTGCCGAAAAACCACACCAGCCGATCACCGGGGAGACAGAAGATGCGTGTCACCTTGAAAGAGGGTTTCTCTGGGAACCCGTCGTGGAGGGCGCCACGCCGATCAAAACGCAATCTCTGTTCCGGACAGAGGGGGATTGCAAATTTGCAACCCCCACTGAAAAGCCAGGGTTTTGCagcaggggaagaagaagaagaaacggcggcggccggccggaaGGAGCAATGcacctggaaaaaaaaaacaagatggAAGATAAATTAAACACACAATTTCATATGAAAAAGATTTCTGCAACTCAGTTCTTGATCAAAGAAACAACGGCAAGAAACACGGCAGATGAAAAAAGAACTACAGGATACAAGTAAAACGGCAGGGCCGGAGGAGGGGGGTTTGTTTACCTGCCCTTCTCGTGGCCGCCGGACTATTTtccttgtcggcggcggcgtacgCGAGGAGGAGACGTACGGTGACGgcagaaagagagagaggggcagaAAGAAGGGCCAAAATAGGAGAAGCAACTGCTGCAGAGGCCCCCGGCGGCCCCGGGTCCTCCTTGCTCCTATCGCTTTCGGGTTTGCACCTACGCGCACACGAACTGGATGGAATTGGAACCGGGACTCGGAGACGGCCGGAGGAGCGGTCCCTTGCGTTGCGTCGCGCCGTGGGCCAACCCCCTTTGGCTTTGGCTTATGTGAGGGGGCTCCTTTCTTTTCATTCGCCTTTTATTTAGCGCCCCTCCTCTGCTTCTGGCCTCTGGGTGCGCCGGGgcggggaaggaaggaggaggagaaggctgCGGGGGGTGGTGGATGTGGATACCGTGCGTGGGACGCGAGCGGGCCGGCGGAGTGGGATACGGCTGGATGGACGGGCGAATTGGCAGCGAGACTGCGAGAGGAGCGGCGCTACTTTTCCGTGGGTACGTGCTTGCTTGCGTGGGGAAGCAAACAAGGACTGGACGTGGACGCCGAACGGTAGGAAAGTGTACcggtattaaaaaaaaaatttgacgGCAGGAAAGTGTACCGGTTCCTTCCTTTGTTACATTTTCTTCCCCCTTTCCTACTTGTCTCTATATCTATTTCAAGGAGAGATGAcagtttattttttgttttgaaacaaGAAGGGATGACAGTTGGAGAGCTGTTAAGATGGAAGAGAGAGATGCGAGTTGGAGATGTGGTCTTCACGCTTCCTCTTCTCTGCCTCTTACTAGAAAAAAATAAGCGT
This is a stretch of genomic DNA from Brachypodium distachyon strain Bd21 chromosome 1, Brachypodium_distachyon_v3.0, whole genome shotgun sequence. It encodes these proteins:
- the LOC100835267 gene encoding beta-amylase 2, chloroplastic is translated as MALNMSTQTGAAAMTVARPGSRPGSRPGTPGSSRTALLSAGASSSTAVPAPNAAQLLKMQAQTMEPAAPQAADIDKACQALVDGAAAPGADQGAEHADVAGVEARKVGVPVFVMMPLDTVRKDGSALNRRKAMQASLAALKSAGAEGIMVDVWWGIAESEAPGQYNFAGYIELMELAKKAGLKVQAVMSFHQCGGNVGDSVNIPLPKWVIEEMDKDQDLAYTDRCGRRNYEYISLGADALPALKGRTPIQCYADFMRAFRDHMAPYMGNTIVEIQVGMGPAGELRYPSYPESNGTWSFPGIGEFQCYDRYMLSSLKAAAESVGKPEWGNAGPGDSGSYNQWPEDTNFFRREGGWNTEYGQFFMSWYSQMLLEHGERILSATSSVYTGTPGVKVSVKVAGIHWHYGTRSHAPELTAGYYNTRNHDGYQPIARMLGRHGAVLNFTCVEMRNHEQPQDAQCMPENLVQQVANAAKEAGIGLAGENALPRYDETAHDQVLATAAEKAEEERMVAFTYLRMGPDLFQPDNWRRFAAFVKRMTETGVRDVCREQVEREAEGVAHATQPLVHEAAAALRN
- the LOC104581883 gene encoding uncharacterized protein LOC104581883 isoform X1: MARAVRGAAEITSDEGKESPVAVKSPAEAIEWASNLLFDDYKGSGEGLDDSALIQELLATLEGEKKSACDAAPGGGDEDDDCVMLDGDPFKAAAVANEKRLGKDGLEEELQIVAEKGEVACRDFPHPRHLCAGFPFKTGSHASYCTMCHCYVCDSPAPCPRWGKGTLSTDHCHATDKDEKWKKLRQSLKRKSLPPSQRGSTKKFVRSPLTAPSSEQYTGHQVSGPQLFPPLGKTVNQPSVQRVPATSNVSKNQQMRPSIRAAQNLGQVVNQPKASGPVNQPFVGRVPVASNVSQNQQMHSSIRAAQNVGRVVRLPKASARGPQISGKRLKTSGAAPTVLMPSNGYNSNRALPNDATLPPASSRVFQTTPVAPGSNITQWRPSQRFLGAPVLISPGLHVRPSSHLQVDPNRAAGTGLQTFQSSAPTTQGAKCVQNSQAIQNAWQVTLDNLASQLGVSDYNINDAHGRESASTQYLHPSQLIAPVKASQGIEPHRSSVPATPQMRPANGLMPNRQSGDNVIMQKNSSVAHTEFPEQS
- the LOC100836076 gene encoding 60S ribosomal protein L21-1 is translated as MPAGHGLRSRTRDLFARPFRKKGYIPLTTYLRTYKVGEHVDVKVNGAVHKGMPHKFYHGRTGRVWNVTKRAIGVEINKQVGNRIIRKRIHVRVEHVQPSRCAEEFRLRKVKNDQLKAEAKARGEVISTKRQPAGPKPGFMVEGTTIETVTPIPYDVVNDLKGGY
- the LOC104581883 gene encoding uncharacterized protein LOC104581883 isoform X2, with product MARAVRGAAEITSDEGKESPVAVKSPAEAIEWASNLLFDDYKGSGEGLDDSALIQELLATLEGEKKSACDAAPGGGDEDDDCVMLDGDPFKAAAVANEKRLGKDGLEEELQIVAEKGEVACRDFPHPRHLCAGFPFKTGSHASYCTMCHCYVCDSPAPCPRWGKGTLSTDHCHATDKDEKWKKLRQSLKRKSLPPSQRGSTKKFVRSPLTAPSSEQYTGHQVSGPQLFPPLGKTVNQPSVQRVPATSNVSKNQQMRPSIRAAQNLGQVVNQPKASGPVNQPFVGRVPVASNVSQNQQMHSSIRAAQNVGRVVRLPKASARGPQISASSRVFQTTPVAPGSNITQWRPSQRFLGAPVLISPGLHVRPSSHLQVDPNRAAGTGLQTFQSSAPTTQGAKCVQNSQAIQNAWQVTLDNLASQLGVSDYNINDAHGRESASTQYLHPSQLIAPVKASQGIEPHRSSVPATPQMRPANGLMPNRQSGDNVIMQKNSSVAHTEFPEQS